Part of the Rhodospirillaceae bacterium genome is shown below.
TGCGCGCGGTCGGGCCCGACGCGGTGACGCTCGCGACGGCCGAGGGACTGGAGGCGCACGCCCTGTCGGTCGGTATCCGGCTCGACGCGGGCGGACCGCCCGCCGATGGCTGAAGGCGACGGCTGACGGCGATGGCCGAAAATGCCCGCCTTGCCGATATCCGTCTGGATGAGAGAACGGTCGTCCGGCGCAATGCGGATATCGAACACGAACGCGCCGTCGCGATCTACGACCTGCTGGAGGAAAACAGTTTCGTGCCGGCCGTCGAGGCCGACGGGCCCTACAAGCTCGTCCTTTCGGTCAGCGAAAACCGGCTCCTGTTCGATATCCGCGACAGCGGCGATGGCGCCCTGACGGTCGTTCCCCTGGCGCTTCAGCCGTTCAAGCGGACGGTCAAGGACTATTTCACCGTCTGCGAGAGCTATTTCGCGGCGATCAAGACCGCCAGCCCGAGCAAGATCGAGGCCATCGACATGGGCCGGCGCGCCCTGCACAACGAAGGCTCGGAACTGCTGCTGAGCCAGCTCAAGGGCCGGATCGAAATGGATTTCGATACCGCCCGGCGGCTGTTCACCCTGTTGTGCGTGCTGCACCTCAAAGCATAGCGGCCGGACCGGCGGGCGCGCAGACTGCCGGCATCGGGCGGGCAGCGGAATGAGCGACCTGCCGGGCAGCGTCCTGTTCGCCTGCTCCATGAACGCCATCCGCTCGCCGATGGCGGAGGGCTTCCTGAAATTCCTGCACGGCACCCGGATCTACGTCGATTCGGCCGGCACGCGGAAGCGGGAGGTGGACGGTTTCGCTATCGCCGTCATGGAGGAAATGGGCATCGACATTTCGCGGCACGCCGCCA
Proteins encoded:
- a CDS encoding UPF0262 family protein, which translates into the protein MAENARLADIRLDERTVVRRNADIEHERAVAIYDLLEENSFVPAVEADGPYKLVLSVSENRLLFDIRDSGDGALTVVPLALQPFKRTVKDYFTVCESYFAAIKTASPSKIEAIDMGRRALHNEGSELLLSQLKGRIEMDFDTARRLFTLLCVLHLKA